One genomic segment of Cellulophaga sp. HaHaR_3_176 includes these proteins:
- a CDS encoding exonuclease domain-containing protein, translating into MYTIIDIETTGNGVKGNKITEISIFKFDGNDVVDEFTTLVDPECEIPYFITGLTGIDNDMVRNAPKFHEITEQILAITTDTIFVAHNVNFDYNIIQNEFKMIGIAFSRKKLCTVRLSRKLLPGYKSYSLGKLCSALKIPLTDRHRARGDADATTILFKKLLYTDGAEEVFKSFLNSKSQEATLPPGLPKEDFDKLPTKPGVYYFKNEKGKIIYVGKAINIKKRVLSHFYDKATKEIKMCQETSAIDFELSGSEVLALLMESEAIKHHYPEHNRSQKRKIQPYGIFSYEDRNGILHLASNTLKMAPNAFYTLYNKTDCRIFLQELCKTYKLCPKFCHLQENVAACSHYDILECDGICRGTETTENYNAKVKKLIKEVKSASENFLIKEKGRTLNETALIVVQDNTYIGYAFVANDTTINHIEDLMPFIKLQNNTFETRQIITNYCGKNSEKVIQISDIEIANY; encoded by the coding sequence TTGTACACGATAATAGATATTGAAACTACAGGGAATGGAGTAAAAGGAAATAAGATTACTGAAATTTCTATTTTTAAATTTGATGGTAATGATGTGGTAGATGAATTTACCACATTGGTTGATCCTGAATGTGAAATTCCTTATTTTATAACTGGACTTACAGGTATTGATAACGACATGGTTAGGAATGCTCCTAAATTTCATGAAATTACAGAACAAATATTAGCAATTACTACAGATACCATTTTTGTTGCCCACAATGTAAATTTCGATTACAATATAATTCAGAATGAATTTAAAATGATAGGCATAGCCTTTTCAAGAAAAAAACTCTGCACCGTAAGGCTTTCTCGAAAACTGCTCCCTGGTTACAAATCATATAGTCTTGGTAAATTATGTTCTGCTTTAAAAATACCGTTAACTGATCGGCATAGGGCTAGAGGTGATGCTGATGCTACTACTATTTTATTTAAAAAATTATTATATACTGACGGTGCTGAAGAGGTATTTAAATCTTTTTTAAATTCAAAATCACAAGAAGCGACACTACCACCTGGCTTACCTAAAGAAGATTTTGATAAATTACCCACTAAACCAGGGGTGTATTATTTTAAAAACGAAAAAGGTAAAATTATTTATGTTGGTAAAGCTATAAATATAAAGAAGAGAGTTTTAAGTCACTTTTACGATAAGGCAACCAAAGAAATTAAAATGTGCCAAGAAACCTCAGCAATAGATTTTGAACTTTCTGGTAGTGAGGTTTTAGCTTTACTAATGGAATCTGAAGCTATAAAACACCATTACCCAGAACATAATAGATCGCAAAAAAGAAAAATACAGCCTTACGGTATTTTTAGTTATGAAGATAGGAATGGTATACTGCATTTAGCCTCTAATACTCTAAAAATGGCTCCGAATGCATTTTACACTCTCTATAATAAAACAGATTGTAGAATTTTTTTACAAGAACTTTGCAAAACCTATAAGTTGTGCCCTAAATTTTGTCACCTACAAGAGAACGTTGCCGCATGCTCGCATTACGATATTCTTGAATGTGATGGTATTTGCCGTGGTACTGAAACTACAGAAAATTATAATGCTAAGGTTAAAAAACTAATTAAAGAAGTGAAATCTGCTTCTGAAAACTTCCTAATTAAAGAAAAAGGAAGAACACTTAATGAAACTGCTTTGATAGTCGTTCAAGATAATACCTATATCGGATATGCTTTTGTAGCTAATGACACCACTATAAACCATATTGAAGACCTTATGCCTTTTATAAAGTTACAAAATAACACTTTTGAAACAAGGCAAATTATCACTAATTACTGTGGTAAAAACAGCGAAAAAGTAATACAGATTTCTGATATTGAAATTGCCAATTATTAA
- a CDS encoding phosphoribosylamine--glycine ligase yields MNKEVKVSRKFLFISRWGESLDIALATLQEGNEVKMYIEDKPSKEIGYGFVKKVQDWKKHVDWADVLIFDYTGNGKVCAELRANGKLVFGGTEYTDLLELDRNFGQEELKRHKINILPFKEFETFKEAIKYVEANPNAYVIKPSGETQELKQLLFVGNDDSGQDVVRVLKAYEKSWGDNFGTFQLQRKVKGVEISVSAFFNGTEFLTPINITFEHKKLFPKELGVSTGEMGSSMFWVKDSPIFDKTLKKFEPILAKNQFYGHIDLNCIVNGNGIYPLEFTSRFGFPQIFIQRAGITEPFGEMLYKVALGKKFSIQVKKGFQVGAFVVVPPFPFEDKKTFDLFSKDAVVILKKDSTDGIHPMHLKNVNDQWLITGNTGIALLVTGTGLTMKDAQKMMYNRINTVIINNCYYRTDIGDRWFEDSDKLWSWGLL; encoded by the coding sequence TTGAATAAAGAAGTAAAAGTTAGTAGAAAGTTTCTTTTTATATCACGTTGGGGAGAATCATTAGATATCGCCTTAGCAACCCTTCAAGAAGGGAACGAAGTGAAAATGTATATAGAAGATAAGCCCTCGAAAGAAATTGGTTATGGGTTTGTTAAAAAAGTACAAGATTGGAAAAAGCACGTAGATTGGGCTGATGTTCTAATTTTTGATTATACAGGCAACGGAAAAGTTTGTGCAGAGTTACGTGCGAATGGAAAGCTTGTTTTTGGAGGTACAGAATATACAGATTTATTAGAGTTAGATCGTAATTTTGGACAAGAAGAGCTTAAAAGACATAAAATAAACATACTTCCCTTTAAAGAATTTGAAACCTTTAAAGAAGCTATAAAATATGTAGAAGCAAATCCTAATGCCTATGTTATAAAACCATCTGGCGAAACACAAGAATTAAAACAATTGTTGTTTGTAGGTAATGATGATTCTGGCCAAGATGTTGTTAGAGTACTAAAAGCTTACGAAAAATCGTGGGGAGATAACTTTGGTACATTTCAATTACAGAGAAAAGTAAAAGGAGTAGAAATTTCTGTTTCTGCATTTTTTAATGGAACCGAATTTTTAACACCTATTAATATTACTTTTGAGCATAAAAAATTGTTCCCTAAAGAGTTAGGTGTTTCTACTGGAGAAATGGGCAGCAGTATGTTTTGGGTTAAAGATTCTCCAATTTTTGACAAAACATTGAAGAAGTTTGAACCTATTTTAGCAAAAAATCAATTTTACGGGCATATTGATTTAAATTGTATTGTAAATGGTAACGGTATTTATCCTTTAGAGTTTACATCACGTTTCGGGTTTCCACAAATATTTATTCAGAGAGCAGGTATTACCGAACCTTTTGGAGAAATGTTATATAAGGTTGCTTTAGGTAAAAAGTTTTCAATTCAAGTAAAAAAAGGCTTTCAGGTAGGTGCTTTTGTAGTCGTGCCACCATTCCCCTTTGAAGATAAAAAAACATTCGATTTATTTTCGAAAGATGCAGTAGTGATACTTAAAAAAGATTCTACCGATGGTATACACCCTATGCATTTAAAAAATGTAAATGACCAGTGGTTAATTACAGGTAATACTGGAATTGCGTTATTAGTAACAGGTACAGGTTTGACGATGAAAGATGCTCAGAAAATGATGTATAATCGCATAAATACCGTAATTATAAACAACTGTTATTACAGGACAGATATTGGTGATCGTTGGTTTGAAGATTCTGATAAATTGTGGTCTTGGGGGCTATTGTAA
- a CDS encoding GNAT family N-acetyltransferase codes for MGAIVMKEVVYNFKKYKSNPFDFFNLLPEDWREVLLPIWEKHHLAAEVYVLLNENKIVAGGIVFKEYTEDMVCFKEDAISLLNSGSLYIGYVYVIEAERGKDLGSRWLKSIKNEFSNTNFWLTIEEEGLKGFYKKNNFEPYKEYFKNNVLESLLIFEN; via the coding sequence TTGGGGGCTATTGTAATGAAAGAGGTCGTTTATAATTTTAAGAAATATAAAAGTAATCCTTTCGATTTTTTTAATCTTTTACCTGAAGATTGGCGGGAAGTATTACTGCCTATTTGGGAAAAGCATCATTTAGCGGCGGAAGTTTATGTGCTTTTAAATGAAAATAAGATTGTAGCAGGAGGAATTGTTTTTAAAGAATATACCGAAGATATGGTATGCTTTAAAGAGGACGCAATTTCTCTTTTGAACTCAGGGAGCTTATATATTGGTTATGTATACGTTATTGAGGCTGAAAGAGGAAAAGATTTAGGGTCACGATGGTTAAAATCTATAAAAAATGAATTTTCAAACACAAATTTTTGGTTAACAATAGAAGAAGAGGGCTTGAAAGGTTTTTACAAAAAGAATAATTTTGAACCTTATAAAGAATATTTTAAGAATAATGTTTTGGAATCATTATTAATTTTTGAAAATTAA
- a CDS encoding two-component system response regulator, producing MKVDTVCIIDDDPIFVYGTKVLLNNNGNFCSNILVYENGREALDVLETMLNTNEFPDVIFLDLNMPVMNGWQFLEKFCKLPRVEFNTRIYILSSSVDPADIQKAKNYKIVKDFISKPLTADVFSDLLSVVEKEVDFKNV from the coding sequence ATGAAAGTTGATACAGTCTGCATAATTGATGATGATCCTATATTTGTATACGGAACAAAAGTTCTATTAAATAATAATGGAAATTTTTGCTCAAATATTCTAGTATATGAAAATGGAAGAGAGGCTTTAGATGTTTTAGAAACTATGCTAAATACTAATGAGTTTCCTGATGTGATTTTTTTAGATTTGAATATGCCTGTAATGAATGGCTGGCAGTTTTTAGAAAAGTTTTGCAAACTTCCAAGGGTAGAGTTTAATACTAGAATATATATATTAAGTAGCTCAGTAGACCCTGCGGATATTCAAAAAGCTAAAAACTATAAAATTGTCAAAGATTTTATTTCAAAACCTCTTACTGCTGATGTATTTAGTGATTTATTAAGTGTAGTTGAAAAAGAAGTCGATTTTAAAAATGTATAA
- a CDS encoding glycosyltransferase family 4 protein, giving the protein MNYLDELFANMYLLVFIAIVIPFLISLRMFLIIIYSVRIKNLMDDPVDRSMHERTTPTLGGVGIFITFSISLIVLGIVAPLIREDLIKLLSIIVVCITLLFLGVKDDMIGFSPVKKLIVQIFTGSIIVSTTDLRIASLEGIFGVYEIPFVLSIILTVFVFTFIINCFNLIDGIDGLSGSIAILICISFGTFFCLNHDYLMVLVSMVLIGSILGFLRFNLSKTNKIFMGDSGTMFIGFLLPYIAFSFLIMNSKENIGVTIPNGIIFTLAVLSFPILDALRVFIVRIKAKRSPFSADKNHIHHRLINIGLTHRQAVLCIVLTNSFIIAISLSIQGLNINIQLLILIILSSSLYLVPFMPVCERKIIKIKNEE; this is encoded by the coding sequence ATGAATTACCTAGATGAACTATTTGCCAATATGTATTTATTGGTTTTTATAGCTATTGTTATACCATTCTTAATATCGTTAAGGATGTTTTTAATTATAATTTATTCAGTTCGTATTAAGAACTTAATGGATGACCCTGTTGATCGTAGTATGCACGAAAGAACAACTCCGACATTAGGTGGAGTTGGAATTTTTATTACATTTTCAATATCTCTTATTGTTTTAGGAATAGTGGCTCCACTTATACGAGAAGATTTAATAAAATTACTTTCAATCATCGTAGTTTGTATTACCCTTCTTTTTTTAGGGGTCAAGGATGATATGATTGGCTTTTCTCCAGTTAAAAAATTAATTGTTCAAATTTTCACAGGAAGCATAATTGTAAGTACTACAGACCTGAGGATAGCTTCATTGGAAGGTATATTTGGTGTTTACGAAATACCTTTTGTATTATCAATAATATTAACTGTTTTTGTTTTTACATTTATTATAAATTGTTTTAACCTAATTGATGGAATAGATGGTTTATCAGGGTCTATAGCAATACTAATTTGTATTTCTTTTGGTACATTTTTCTGTTTAAATCATGATTATTTAATGGTATTAGTATCGATGGTACTAATAGGCAGTATTTTAGGTTTTCTTAGGTTTAATCTATCAAAGACTAATAAAATATTCATGGGAGATTCTGGTACTATGTTTATTGGTTTTTTATTGCCATATATAGCTTTTTCTTTTTTAATTATGAATTCAAAAGAAAATATAGGTGTTACTATTCCTAATGGAATTATTTTCACTTTAGCAGTATTGTCATTTCCGATTTTAGATGCTTTAAGAGTTTTTATAGTCCGAATAAAAGCTAAGAGAAGTCCTTTTAGTGCTGATAAAAATCATATACATCACCGTTTAATTAATATAGGTCTTACGCACAGGCAGGCAGTATTGTGTATTGTACTTACAAATTCTTTTATAATAGCAATATCGTTAAGTATTCAAGGTCTAAACATTAATATTCAGTTGCTTATACTGATAATTTTGTCATCTTCACTTTATTTAGTGCCGTTTATGCCTGTATGTGAAAGAAAAATAATTAAAATTAAAAATGAGGAATAA
- the gmd gene encoding GDP-mannose 4,6-dehydratase, producing MKNKVAFITGVTGQDGAYLSELLLKKGYEVHGLKRRSSLFNTDRIDHLYQDPHIENRNFILHYGDMTDSTNLIRLIQEIQPDEIYNLAAMSHVQVSFEVPEYTANADGIGTLRILDAVRLLGLEKKTRIYQASTSELYGKVQEVPQSETTPFYPRSPYAVAKMYAYWITVNYREAYGMYACNGILFNHESPIRGETFVTRKITRAVSRIALGLQDKFYLGNLDAQRDWGHAKDYVKMMWMILQAEEAEDWVIATGKTTTVRDFVKMAFDEVGIELEFKGEGVTEKAFVKACNNPEFEIEIGKEVLSVDPKYFRPTEVELLIGDPTKAKTKLGWEATHQLSDLVKDMMQGDIKLMKKDQYLKDGGFNTFNYFE from the coding sequence TTGAAAAATAAAGTAGCCTTTATTACAGGTGTAACAGGTCAAGATGGAGCTTACTTAAGTGAGTTGTTGTTGAAAAAAGGATATGAAGTACATGGTTTAAAACGTAGATCATCACTTTTTAATACTGATCGAATTGATCACTTATATCAAGATCCGCATATTGAAAATAGAAATTTTATTTTACATTATGGTGATATGACTGATAGTACTAATCTAATTAGATTAATACAAGAAATTCAGCCAGATGAAATTTATAATTTGGCAGCAATGAGTCACGTTCAGGTATCTTTTGAAGTGCCAGAATATACAGCAAATGCAGATGGTATAGGTACATTGCGAATTTTGGATGCAGTTCGTTTATTAGGTTTAGAAAAGAAAACACGTATTTACCAGGCATCTACATCAGAGCTTTATGGAAAAGTACAGGAAGTTCCTCAGTCAGAGACGACACCATTTTACCCGCGTAGCCCATATGCAGTAGCTAAAATGTATGCATATTGGATTACTGTTAATTATCGCGAAGCTTATGGAATGTATGCATGTAACGGAATATTATTTAATCATGAATCTCCGATTCGTGGAGAAACTTTTGTTACTAGAAAAATTACAAGAGCAGTATCTAGAATAGCATTAGGTTTACAAGATAAATTTTACTTAGGTAATTTAGATGCTCAAAGAGATTGGGGGCATGCTAAAGATTATGTAAAAATGATGTGGATGATTCTTCAGGCCGAAGAGGCAGAAGATTGGGTAATTGCAACAGGAAAAACAACTACAGTACGTGATTTTGTTAAGATGGCATTTGATGAAGTTGGTATTGAGTTAGAATTTAAAGGAGAGGGAGTTACTGAAAAAGCTTTTGTTAAAGCTTGTAATAACCCTGAATTTGAAATAGAAATAGGAAAAGAAGTTTTATCAGTAGATCCTAAATATTTTAGACCTACAGAAGTTGAATTGTTAATAGGAGACCCGACAAAGGCGAAAACTAAATTGGGTTGGGAAGCAACACATCAGCTATCAGATTTGGTTAAAGATATGATGCAAGGAGATATTAAGTTGATGAAAAAAGACCAGTATTTGAAAGATGGTGGTTTTAATACTTTTAATTATTTTGAATAA
- a CDS encoding GDP-L-fucose synthase family protein, with protein sequence MISKDSYIYIAGHRGMVGSAVWRALQNEGYTNLIGKTSAELDLRNQKAVNDFIVNEKPDIIIDAAAKVGGILANNDFPYQFLMENMQIQNNLIQAAHENNIEKFIFLGSSCIYPKLAPQPLKEEYLLTAPLEPTNEWYAIAKISGVKLCQAIRSQFGKDFVSLMPTNLYGPFDNFDLKSSHVLPAMLRKFHEAKENNNAAVTLWGSGKPMREFLHVDDMAQAVLFAVNNVLPDYLYNVGTGTDITINELATTIQNSVGHTGEIVWDKTKPDGTPRKLMNSDKLNKLGWKATYSLEDGINKTYSWFIENQNNIKKINLK encoded by the coding sequence ATGATAAGTAAAGACTCTTACATATATATAGCAGGCCATAGGGGTATGGTCGGTTCAGCAGTTTGGCGAGCATTACAAAATGAAGGTTATACAAACCTTATAGGTAAAACAAGTGCAGAACTTGATCTTAGAAATCAAAAAGCTGTAAATGATTTTATTGTAAATGAAAAACCAGATATAATTATTGATGCAGCAGCTAAAGTTGGTGGTATTTTGGCTAATAATGATTTTCCATATCAATTTTTAATGGAAAATATGCAGATACAGAATAACCTTATTCAAGCTGCACATGAAAATAATATTGAAAAATTTATTTTTCTAGGCAGTTCATGCATATATCCAAAATTAGCACCACAACCTTTAAAAGAAGAGTATTTGTTAACGGCACCGTTAGAGCCTACTAATGAGTGGTATGCTATTGCTAAAATTTCAGGTGTCAAGTTATGCCAAGCTATCAGGAGCCAATTTGGTAAAGATTTTGTGAGTTTGATGCCGACTAATCTTTATGGACCTTTCGATAATTTTGATTTAAAATCATCACACGTGTTGCCTGCTATGCTTCGTAAATTTCATGAAGCTAAAGAAAATAATAATGCTGCAGTCACATTATGGGGTAGCGGAAAACCAATGCGAGAATTTTTACATGTTGATGATATGGCTCAGGCCGTTTTATTTGCTGTCAATAATGTATTACCTGATTATCTATATAATGTAGGGACAGGTACCGATATTACAATTAATGAGTTGGCAACAACTATTCAAAATTCAGTTGGTCATACAGGAGAAATTGTATGGGATAAAACTAAACCAGATGGTACACCTAGAAAACTAATGAATAGTGATAAGTTAAATAAACTTGGTTGGAAAGCTACTTATTCATTAGAGGATGGCATTAATAAAACATATTCTTGGTTTATTGAAAATCAAAATAATATAAAAAAGATTAATTTAAAATAA
- a CDS encoding lipopolysaccharide biosynthesis protein yields the protein MSVVTLLTSVVLARTFDKVQYADLVLLFTLTLFSLGFQSSIISKPYAINQNDLGELNKESYYQFNLNLKLIFTVGVVFVFPFLYYFSFDVWDFQRFSIFLFYIISYTSYFFIRETLLSERKTKENLKYGIFCATGLVSLLLYILFSNNKNINFFLIVASTIYSLVSAFYFISNYKKIKLPNYTWLQFWNINWKIGKWLLGSNFLFHISSSIYPWLLLYITEKKDIAVFGVLISVAALVNPLLTALSSYLLPLFVSVNSKYDKIKELVGKWNILFALMAIVLVIIGVFLGQNIIVLLYGEKYQNLGILVIFPFIVQAINVFAQPFKIALNAIKRTDVNFWILIPRSIISVVLGFLLINRFGLVGVFYTMIFENLFYQISYYIIYRKVFKF from the coding sequence ATGAGTGTAGTAACCTTGCTTACAAGTGTTGTATTGGCAAGAACTTTTGATAAAGTTCAGTACGCCGATTTAGTTCTGTTATTTACATTAACACTGTTTAGTTTAGGTTTTCAAAGTTCAATAATATCTAAACCTTATGCTATAAATCAAAATGATTTAGGGGAGTTAAATAAGGAAAGTTACTATCAGTTTAACCTTAATTTGAAATTGATTTTCACCGTAGGTGTAGTTTTTGTTTTTCCTTTTCTATATTATTTTTCATTTGATGTATGGGATTTTCAGAGATTTTCTATTTTTCTATTTTATATAATTTCTTACACTTCATATTTTTTTATTAGAGAGACATTGCTAAGTGAAAGAAAAACAAAAGAAAATTTAAAATATGGGATTTTCTGTGCAACGGGCTTAGTAAGTCTTCTTTTATATATTCTATTTAGTAACAATAAGAACATAAACTTTTTTTTGATAGTTGCTTCAACTATTTATTCCTTAGTAAGTGCTTTTTATTTTATTTCAAATTATAAAAAAATTAAGTTGCCAAACTATACATGGCTTCAGTTTTGGAATATAAACTGGAAGATAGGTAAGTGGTTATTGGGGTCTAATTTTTTGTTTCATATAAGTTCAAGTATATATCCTTGGTTGCTTTTATACATTACAGAAAAAAAAGATATTGCCGTTTTTGGGGTTTTAATAAGCGTAGCCGCATTAGTTAACCCTCTTTTAACAGCATTAAGCTCTTATTTACTGCCATTATTTGTTAGTGTTAATTCTAAATATGATAAAATAAAAGAGTTAGTTGGTAAGTGGAATATTCTTTTTGCTTTAATGGCAATAGTCTTAGTTATTATAGGAGTGTTTTTAGGTCAAAATATAATTGTGTTATTATATGGTGAAAAATATCAAAATCTAGGCATATTGGTAATTTTTCCTTTTATTGTTCAGGCAATAAATGTATTTGCCCAGCCATTTAAGATAGCCTTGAATGCTATTAAACGAACTGATGTTAATTTTTGGATATTGATACCAAGAAGTATTATATCAGTTGTTTTAGGGTTTCTATTAATTAATAGATTTGGTTTAGTTGGTGTTTTTTACACAATGATTTTTGAAAATTTATTTTATCAAATATCCTACTATATAATTTATCGTAAAGTTTTTAAATTTTAA
- a CDS encoding O-antigen ligase family protein, which produces MDKNKILLIAFVSFLIMNAITYNLNIFILGKYGKLLVAILGILMIHTSKVKLKAFFTYNRWVVFFWLACVLFTLVNYYQNGFSMNLFQNNILFIVFLYFYFLLSSSFFESYKFPNFYFLKYLSYALNSNLIIWTVVALILPFKIWHTLEDRTGLGLFYENYLQLGIFACVGAIANFSVYKFIIKKQGKVYFAFFLVYAVLVFLSNSRNVQLILTVFVLLNYVPKIKELLIKNVYLISGLIVVLSLMYFTTELLLTEDFTQFTTGRSAIWYYIFDYFSKNSIFIGKGIFGLNETILATNIDSNYYFQRLEFLYFHSSYIEVLCASGLIGFILFGFAITVALKKKKNFYYSIILISILLGALFESFLVQPTILLSFLFWYFMVSKDNYKNIIA; this is translated from the coding sequence ATGGATAAAAATAAAATTTTACTTATAGCCTTTGTTTCATTTTTAATTATGAACGCTATTACCTATAATTTGAATATTTTCATTTTAGGGAAATATGGGAAATTATTAGTGGCGATTTTAGGCATATTAATGATTCATACTTCTAAAGTAAAATTAAAAGCATTTTTCACCTATAATCGATGGGTTGTTTTCTTTTGGTTAGCATGTGTTTTATTCACTTTGGTTAATTATTATCAAAATGGATTTAGTATGAATTTATTTCAGAATAACATATTATTTATCGTATTCCTATATTTTTATTTTTTACTATCAAGTTCTTTTTTTGAGAGCTATAAATTTCCCAATTTTTATTTTTTAAAATATCTATCATATGCTTTAAATAGTAATTTAATAATTTGGACAGTTGTCGCGCTTATACTGCCTTTTAAAATTTGGCACACATTAGAAGATAGGACGGGGCTAGGGTTATTTTATGAAAATTATTTACAGTTAGGAATATTTGCATGTGTAGGAGCTATTGCTAATTTTTCAGTATATAAGTTCATAATTAAAAAACAGGGAAAAGTTTATTTTGCATTTTTTTTAGTATATGCTGTTTTAGTTTTTTTATCAAATTCAAGAAACGTTCAATTAATATTAACAGTTTTTGTGTTACTCAATTATGTTCCAAAAATTAAAGAATTACTTATAAAAAATGTCTATTTGATATCTGGATTAATTGTAGTTCTTAGTTTAATGTATTTTACAACCGAGTTGTTACTTACGGAAGATTTTACTCAGTTCACCACAGGTAGAAGTGCTATTTGGTATTACATTTTTGATTACTTCTCAAAGAATTCAATTTTTATAGGCAAAGGGATTTTTGGATTAAATGAAACTATTTTAGCAACTAATATTGATTCAAACTATTATTTTCAAAGGTTAGAGTTTTTATATTTCCATTCATCTTATATAGAAGTTTTATGTGCAAGTGGCTTAATAGGTTTTATTTTATTTGGCTTTGCAATAACAGTTGCTTTAAAAAAGAAAAAGAACTTTTACTATTCGATAATATTAATAAGCATTCTTTTAGGAGCGTTATTTGAAAGCTTTCTAGTTCAACCTACAATATTATTATCATTTCTATTTTGGTATTTTATGGTTTCAAAAGATAATTATAAAAACATAATTGCTTAA
- a CDS encoding glycosyltransferase, with protein MELKENAPIVLFTYNRIDEIKKTIHALKANYLALESELYIFSDGPKSDKDEAKVFEVRNFIATVDGFKKVKVIESQKNKGLANSIIEGVTSIINQHEKVIVLEDDLVTSKNFLNYMNQALEFYNNADDVISISGFTLKLKGLENHNKDYYYGVRASSWGWGCWRNKWNSVDWELKDYKNFISNKEEIKQFNEGGSDMAGMLNNQVNGVIDSWAIRFCFHQFKNNMKTVFPTVSKLISIGFSENATHTSGTKRFNTDLDNGEKQVFQFNKNVIVDDILKKQFKSKFSIKARALDKLKKIIGI; from the coding sequence ATGGAATTAAAAGAGAATGCCCCAATTGTCTTGTTTACATATAATCGTATAGATGAAATAAAAAAAACGATTCATGCTTTAAAAGCCAATTATTTAGCTTTAGAAAGTGAGCTTTATATTTTTTCTGATGGACCTAAAAGTGATAAAGATGAAGCGAAAGTTTTTGAAGTTAGAAATTTCATAGCAACAGTAGATGGTTTCAAAAAAGTAAAGGTTATTGAGTCTCAGAAAAATAAGGGTTTGGCTAATTCGATAATAGAAGGAGTTACGTCAATTATTAACCAACATGAAAAGGTTATTGTTTTAGAAGATGATTTAGTGACATCTAAAAACTTTTTAAACTATATGAATCAAGCACTTGAGTTTTATAACAATGCAGATGATGTTATTTCAATATCAGGTTTTACATTAAAATTAAAGGGGTTAGAAAATCATAATAAAGATTATTATTATGGTGTGAGAGCTTCATCTTGGGGTTGGGGTTGTTGGAGAAATAAATGGAATAGTGTTGATTGGGAATTAAAAGATTATAAAAATTTTATTTCAAATAAAGAAGAAATAAAGCAATTCAATGAAGGAGGTTCTGATATGGCTGGCATGTTAAATAATCAGGTGAATGGAGTTATAGATTCTTGGGCAATCAGATTTTGTTTTCACCAATTTAAAAATAATATGAAAACAGTTTTTCCAACGGTATCAAAATTAATAAGCATTGGTTTTAGTGAAAATGCAACGCATACTTCAGGTACTAAAAGGTTTAATACAGATTTAGATAATGGAGAAAAGCAAGTGTTTCAATTTAACAAGAATGTAATTGTAGATGATATTTTAAAAAAACAATTTAAATCTAAATTCTCTATAAAGGCAAGAGCTTTAGATAAGTTAAAAAAAATAATAGGAATATAA